TTCATTGCACCATCCTCTTCAAAGATTTCTGAATCCACGTAGCCTTCAACGGGCATGATGTCTGCCAGTATCTTCTTCATTTCATCAAGTTTAATCGTTGAATCTTCAAAGCAGCAATCTTTGATTTTTGGGTTAAAATTGTTGTTTGTCATATTTATATTCCTCTTTAGGCCTTTATCTTAATTAACATTATTAGCATTCGTTAAAAAAGCTATACCTCTTATGGCATTATCTAGACTTGGGAACAAATTTTAGGCAACCCGATTTTTTCTTGTCTTAACCCATGAAGAAAAAAATAATGATTTCTGACAAAAGTATACCCCCTAATAATAGGGGGCATTGTTCTCTTATTCAGTGTCATTTTCTTCAAGCAATCTCGTATAGTAAAATCCGCTCGTATATAACGCTCCCGCCGGATTATGGGCCAGAACGCGATCCTTAGTAATCAGGGTTGTCACAGGTGCATCCGAATACTTAATAAATATTGAGTCATGACCAACACACAGCCCAACTATCACATTTAAATCGGTCTTCTCCTTATTAAGCAGCTTTGCTTGCAATACAGGATTACATAGGGATTCATGGGTATCTTTTTTTATTTTAAACTTTTCGTCAATACCGATGGCTGTTTTGTCAGTTGAGCTTACCTTACAGATCACACAATAACTTTCCAGCCCTTTGGCCTTAAGTATCTTTGCAAAGGTTTTAGCTTCATTCATTAAACCAACACAGGTGGCAATGCCAATTT
This Desulfosporosinus orientis DSM 765 DNA region includes the following protein-coding sequences:
- a CDS encoding DUF1847 domain-containing protein; amino-acid sequence: MSDETKNLSCSDCGLINCYRQEKSFPQFCLTTNTDQEIIEDANRHYLKDEFVAKFSHAAAEIEGTYFGKITRVEEIVLFAKRIEAKKIGIATCVGLMNEAKTFAKILKAKGLESYCVICKVSSTDKTAIGIDEKFKIKKDTHESLCNPVLQAKLLNKEKTDLNVIVGLCVGHDSIFIKYSDAPVTTLITKDRVLAHNPAGALYTSGFYYTRLLEENDTE